A stretch of the Aegilops tauschii subsp. strangulata cultivar AL8/78 chromosome 4, Aet v6.0, whole genome shotgun sequence genome encodes the following:
- the LOC141021624 gene encoding uncharacterized protein, translated as MWSADEEITWIKFKDHFRKYHIPAGIMKVKQREFLALTQGSMCVNEYLHMFSHLACYSLYDVATEERKVDQFLGGLNQHLRCTLSMFDFPDFQTLVNKALIAEREHKLVHDNKPTNNDHKRKFEPKKDGQPMEKARTWQQTQVEYKPNWQQNVNKTTTQVKNVVTSPVREECQRNNSCFNCGQTGHYARQCPKNGKTNAPFRTQVNHLGSCPVQRTIQGEVTLTSQDGRITKFYACQSIPKKEMVFTVVAEELGLIPVVSEFPDVFPEELPGMPPDRELEFSIDPVPGTAPL; from the exons ATGTGGTCTGCGGACGAAGAAATCACTTGGATTAAATTCAAGGACCATTTCCGCAAGTACCACATTCCCGCTGGCATTATGAAGGtcaagcagcgtgaatttctcgcgcTCACCCAAGGAAGCATGTGTGTCAATGAGTATCTGCACATGTTCAGTCATTTGGCCTGTTATTCTCTTTATGATGTGGCCACGGAAGAAAGAAAGGTTGATCAATTTCTTGGAGGACTAAACCAACACCTCAGATgcactctcagtatgtttgatttcccagatttccaaactctggtaaaCAAGGCCCTCATTGCTGAAAGGGAACACAAGCTAGTGCATGACAATAAGCCTACAAATAATgatcacaagcgcaagtttgagccTAAAAAGGATGGCCAGCCAATGGAGAAGGCTCGCACTTGGCAACAGACTCAGGTAGAGTACAAGcccaattggcagcagaatgtgAACAAGACCACTACCCAAGTCAAAAATGTCGTAACCAGCCCGGTGCGAGAAGAATGTCAGCGCAACAATTCATGTTTCAATTGTGGACAAACCGGACATTATGCaagacagtgtcccaagaacggCAAGACGAATGCTCCATTCAGGACACAAGTCAACCATCTGGGGTCGTGCCCTGTCCAGCGAACCATCCAAGG AGAAGTCACCTTGACGAGTCAAGACGGTCGAATTACAAAGTTCTATGCCTGCCAaagcatacccaagaaagaaatggtCTTCACCGTTGTAGCTGAAGAGTTGGgattaattcctgtggtcagtgaatTTCCAGATGTATTCCCTGAAGAATTGCCAGGAATGCCGCCAGACCGAGAGCTTGAGTTTTCAATTGATCCTGTGCCCGGGACCGCACCATTATAG
- the LOC141021625 gene encoding uncharacterized protein: MVGQNGNQNGHDSKLSDFQRTKPPSFSQVVDPLEAYDWLRTIKKKLEISRTEEEDKVPFAMHYLEGAAAIWWDNAKAMWSADEEITWIKFKDHFRKYHIPAGIMKVKQCEFLALTQGSMCVNEYLHKFTHLACYSLYDVATEERKVDQFLGGLNQHLRCTLSMFDFPDFQTLVNKALIAEREHKLVHDNKPTNNDHKRKFEPKKDGQPMEKARTWQQTQVEYKPNWQQNVNKTTTQVKNVVTSPVREECQRNNSCFNSRQTGHYARQCPKNGKTNAPFRTQVNHLGSCPVQRTIQGCQIFTDHKSLKYIFTQPDLNLHQRRWLELVKDCDLGINYHPGKANVVADALSRKPASLNAIMESLPPKLQEEITRLNLVIVDADLANIMEVTPTLEDESAGPSLAIQFYKNMSSIC, encoded by the exons ATGGTTGGACAGAATGGGAATCAGAATGGCCATgactccaagctgtcagattttcagagaaCCAAGCCGCCCAGTTTCAGTCAAGTTGTCGATCCATTGGAGGCTTATGACTGGTTAAGGACCATTAAGAAAAAGCTTGAAATTTCTCGTACTGAAGAAGAGGATAAGGTTCCGTTTGCTATGCATTATCTCGAAGGAGctgccgctatatggtgggataatgctaaAGCCATGTGGTCTGCGGACGAAGAAATCACTTGGATTAAATTCAAGGACCATTTCCGCAAGTACCACATTCCCGCTGGCATTATGAAGGTCAAGCAGTGTGAATTTCTCGCGCTCACCCAAGGAAGCATGTGTGTCAATGAGTATCTGCACAAGTTCACTCATTTGGCCTGTTATTCTCTTTATGATGTGGCCACCGAAGAAAGAAAGGTTGATCAATTTCTTGGAGGACTAAACCAACACCTCAGATgcactctcagtatgtttgatttcccagatttccaaactctggtaaaCAAGGCCCTCATTGCTGAAAGGGAACACAAGCTAGTGCATGACAATAAGCCTACAAATAATgatcacaagcgcaagtttgagccTAAAAAGGATGGCCAGCCAATGGAGAAGGCTCGCACTTGGCAACAGACTCAGGTAGAGTACAAGcccaattggcagcagaatgtgAACAAGACCACTACCCAAGTCAAAAATGTCGTAACCAGCCCGGTGCGAGAAGAATGTCAGCGCAACAATTCATGTTTCAATTCTAGACAAACCGGACATTATGCaagacagtgtcccaagaacggCAAGACGAATGCTCCATTCAGGACACAAGTCAACCATCTGGGGTCGTGCCCTGTCCAGCGAACCATCCAAGG gtgtcagATATTTACTGATCACAAAAGTCTGAAGTATATATTCACCCAACCGGACTTAAACCTCCACCAGCGAAGATGGCTCGAATTAGTCAAGGATTGTGACCTTGGGATTAATTATcacccgggtaaggccaacgtggtAGCCGATGCGCTAAGCCGCAAGCCTGCCAGTCTAAATGCCATAATGGAGTCCCTGCCTCCTAAACTTCAGGAAGAGATCACTCGGCTCAATTTGGTTATTGTGGATGCTGATCTTGCAAATATAATGGAAGTTACCCCTACCCTCGAGGATGAATCTGCAGGGCCCAGTCTGGCGATCCAGTTCTACAAAAACATGTCAAGCATATGTTAG